A single window of Eucalyptus grandis isolate ANBG69807.140 chromosome 1, ASM1654582v1, whole genome shotgun sequence DNA harbors:
- the LOC104430526 gene encoding N-terminal acetyltransferase A complex auxiliary subunit NAA15: MDEVRGLATPAPKLGLFLGRESNRVHGRVRGGDRASVPGRVQGDGGAGEGHDCEPGPDEGHMVGHYWLRKLELAPAGFLKAQIESTLDAVCLSVDLDDVGAPERHRDSQIDRYPLLMEQVESSSGYQHIIDVERNGDASLTSSHGDQQRRVDSTEDEDGLSPIMLAPADQITAVKQLLRLDAESPDTHRCLLKFFHVVSSMAAPATDSEKLICTVLEAERPEISHLHGKSLLEANESFLDKHKDSLMHKAAAAEMLYLLEPSNKGKAVKLIEDSSNNLVQRNEALRSVKEWKLKDCIAVHKLLSSVVVDMDAASRWKLRCAEYFPHSTYFEGSCSSAVLKSSYIQISSNPENGVNHPAGGISMDSLTPNGKLEAFKDLSI, from the exons ATGGACGAGGTACGTGGATTGGCTACACCAGCACCAAAGCTAGGGCTTTTCCTTGGACGTGAGTCGAATCGGGTCCATGGACGAGTTCGTGGAGGAGATAGAGCCTCGGTTCCAGGCCGCGTTCAAGGCGATGGAGGAGCTGGGGAAGGGCACGATTGTGAACCTGGCCCAGACGAGGGCCACATGGTCGGGCACTACTGGTTGAGGAAGTTGGAACTCGCGCCGGCCGGGTTCCTGAAGGCGCAGATTGAGAGCACGCTTGATGCG GTTTGTCTTTCGGTCGACTTAGATGATGTTGGAGCTCCCGAACGACATAGAGATAGTCAGATAGATCGGTATCCTTTGCTAATGGAACAAGTGGAGAGTAGTAGTGGTTATCAGCACATAATTGATGTAGAGAGAAATGGGGACGCCTCATTGACATCATCTCATGGTGATCAGCAACGCAGGGTAGACTCGACAGAGGATGAGGATGGACTTTCGCCTATCATGCTAGCCCCTGCGGATCAAATTACT GCTGTGAAGCAGCTGCTCCGGTTGGACGCAGAAAGCCCTGACACACATAGGTGCCTG TTAAAGTTTTTCCACGTAGTTAGTTCCATGGCTGCCCCAGCTACTGACTCTGAGAAACTTATTTGCACTGTATTAGAAGCTGAACGACCAGAAATCAG TCATTTGCATGGGAAGTCTCTTTTAGAGGCAAATGAGTCATTCCTCGATAAGCATAAAG ATTCCTTGATGCACAAGGCAGCTGCTGCAGAAATGCTGTATCTTTTGGAACCCAGCAATAAGGGCAAGGCTGTGAAATTAATTGAGGATTCAAGCAACAACTTGGTGCAAAG AAATGAAGCACTCAGATCAGTTAAGGAATGGAAACTCAAGGATTGTATTGCGGTTCACAAGCTACTCTCCTCAGTAGTAGTTGATATGGATGCTGCATCAA GATGGAAATTACGTTGTGCTGAATACTTCCCGCACTCCACGTATTTTGAAGGAAGTTGCAGTTCTGCAGTTCTAAAGTCCTCGTACATCCAGATTTCTAGTAATCCTGAAAATGGAGTCAACCATCCTGCGGGTGGCATAAGCATGGATTCTCTTACGCCAAATGGAAAACTGGAAGCTTTTAAGGACCTCTCTATCTAA
- the LOC120295396 gene encoding E3 ubiquitin-protein ligase At1g12760-like, whose translation MASSVSGICSSSPSLRPKMPPASAAKPSASGRREAASISFPSGARLPAIDRVLSLSLARSVARGISVDLGKADGAAKNERCELEGWGGFPLAMDEVRGLATPAPELGLFLGHEPNRVHGRVRGGDRASVLGRVQGDGGVGEGRDREPGPDEGCTVGHYWLRKLELAPARFLKAQIKSTLDASIDRYPLLMEQVESSSGYQHIIDVEKNGDASLTASHGDQQCRVDSTEDEDGLSPIMPAPADQTTVNSLNRLNSVNSSSTRRRSDDYHQHRTSPLNSGLWISVEIVVTVGQIIASIVVLSLSRHENPEAPQFAWVVGYASGCVATLPILYCRYHSRNRGSDQQSVDPIEGLLIASIEPSSYTAISVTQSTDEGNQHFEESASWNGQIADTLSSRISGLVDHFKMALDCFFAVWFVVGYVWIFGGHSSPSDTPKLYRLCIVFLTFSCIGYPMPFILCATICCCLPCIMSVLGIREDFSQTRGATSEIINALPIYKFKVKQDLNAEGEEFNTGGSEGGVLAPGTERECFLSGEDVVCCICLSRYADNDELKELPCHHVFHVECIDKWLKINASCPLCKSEISESSGLSQSDRDS comes from the exons atggcGTCCTCCGTCTCTGGTATCTGCtcgtcctccccctccctcagGCCGAAGATGCCGCCCGCCTCCGCCGCGAAGCCGTCGGCCTCTGGCAGGAGGGAGGCGGCCTCAATCTCGTTCCCGAGCGGCGCCAGGCTCCCCGCCATCGACCGGGTGTTGTCCCTGTCGCTGGCCCGATCGGTCGCGAGGGGGATCTCGGTGGACCTAGGCAAGGCCGACGGCGCGGCGAAGAACGAGAGGTGCGAGCTAGAGGGCTGGGGAGGATTCCCGCTCGCTATGGACGAGGTACGTGGACTGGCTACACCAGCACCGGAGCTAGGGCTTTTCCTTGGACATGAGCCGAATCGGGTCCACGGACGAGTTCGTGGAGGAGATAGAGCCTCGGTTCTAGGCCGCGTTCAAGGCGATGGAGGAGTTGGGGAAGGGCGCGATCGCGAACCTGGCCCAGACGAGGGCTGCACGGTCGGGCACTATTGGTTGAGGAAGTTGGAACTCGCGCCGGCCAGGTTCCTGAAGGCGCAAATTAAGAGCACGCTTGACGCG TCGATAGATCGGTATCCTTTGCTAATGGAACAAGTGGAGAGTAGTAGTGGTTATCAGCACATAATTGATGTAGAGAAAAATGGGGACGCCTCATTGACAGCATCTCATGGTGACCAGCAATGCAGGGTAGACTCGACAGAGGATGAGGATGGACTTTCGCCTATCATGCCAGCCCCTGCGGATCAAACAACTGTAAATTCATTAAACAGATTGAACTCCGTGAATTCCTCTAGCACGAGAAGAAGGAGTGATGATTACCACCAGCATCGAACCAGTCCATTGAATTCTGGACTATGGATTTCAGTGGAGATAGTTGTCACTGTGGGTCAAATTATAGCATCCATAGTGGTTTTGTCATTGTCAAGACATGAAAATCCAGAGGCTCCCCAATTTGCATGGGTTGTAGGTTATGCATCTGGTTGTGTGGCAACGCTGCCTATTCTTTACTGCCGTTATCATTCTCGCAACCGTGGTAGTGATCAGCAGTCCGTCGATCCCATCGAGGGACTTCTCATAGCATCAATCGAGCCTAGCTCTTATACAGCTATCTCTGTCACACAATCCACAGATGAGGGCAATCAACATTTTGAAGAATCGGCATCATGGAATGGCCAAATTGCAGACACTCTGAGTTCACG AATTAGTGGGCTGGTGGACCATTTCAAGATGGCCTTAGACTGTTTTTTTGCTGTATGGTTTGTTGTCGGCTATGTGTGGATTTTTGGAGGTCACTCTTCACCTTCTGATACTCCGAAACTGTATAG GTTATGTATAGTATTTCTAACTTTTAGCTGTATTGGATATCCCATGCCTTTTATACTATGTGCAACAATTTGTTGCTGCCTACCTTGCATAATGTCTGTTCTGGGCATCCGAGAAGACTTTTCGCAGACAAGAGGAGCCACCTCAGAAATCATCAATGCTCTTCCTATCTACAAATTCAAGGTGAAGCAAGACTTAAATGCTGAAGGTGAGGAATTTAACACAGGAGGAAGTGAAGGCGGGGTCTTGGCTCCAGGGACAGAAAGGGAGTGTTTCTTGTCGGGAGAAGACGTG GTTTGCTGTATTTGCTTGTCAAGATATGCAGATAACGATGAACTTAAAGAGCTACCTTGTCACCATGTCTTCCACGTTGAGTGCATTGATAAATGGTTAAAGATCAATGCCTCATGCCCCCTCTGTAAAAGTGAGATTAGCGAGAGCAGTGGGCTTTCGCAATCTGACAGAGACAGCTAG